TTGCCGCGAACCAGCCCATACAGGCGTGCCAGATGGCTGTCGTATTTGCGCTTGAGGGCTGCACGCAGGACCTCTTCAGCCTCTACCTGCGCGCCCAGTTGCCGCAATTGCTCGGCATAGGCGAGCACCAGTTGCGGTTCCTGCCGCTGAGCGGCGGTGAGTTGCTGCCAGGCGCGATTGAGCGATTGCAAACCGACCGTTCCGTCCTCTTCCCGGTGCGCCGCCAACGAAAGATTTTCACCCCAGGCCCGGCGCTCCAGCTCAGCCAGTTCGGCCGGTGGCAATACCTTGTCCTTGCGTAACTCCGGCAACAAGCGAATCACGGCCGACCAGTCGCCCCGCTGTTGAAGCAGGCGCTGCAACTGGCGCAAGGTCTGGACGTTATGAGGATGACGCTCGTGCATGGCTTGCAAGGTCACCAGCGCGCCTTCAGTGTCACCGCGATCAGTCTGCAATTGGGCATGGTTCAAGGCAATTGCCAGCTCGGCCTGGGGCTGTCGCTCCAGAGCGCGCTCCAGCAGGTTGTCGCTTTCCTCGTAGTGACCTTGTTCGTTCGCGGCGCGGGCGGCACCGAGGTAGTAGAGCAACGGTTGGCGCTCGGCTTCCGCTGCGCGATACAGATGACGCTGCGCACTGGCCCAGCGGCCCTCTGCCAAATCCAGCTGACCGTGCTCGATCGCTACTTGCACCCGCCGACTGCGATTGCGCCGCGACCATGGATTGACCACTCCACCGGAAGTCGTCACCAGCTCGATCAACACCTTGATGCCCCAGAACACCAGCCACAGCACGACCACCAAGGCCAGGGTTGCCCACAGGCTCGATTCGTAACGGAAGTTCTTGTAGGCGATCAGCACGTAGCCGGAATGCTCGGCAATCGCCAGTCCCAGCGCGGCGGCAGCGGCGATGACCACGAACACGATCACATAGAGGCGCTTCATGGCGTGGCCTCCTGCGTAGTGCTCGCGGCAGGTTTGGCCAGAGGTCTCACCGACTCCTCGGCATTGACGTTACGACGCTCGAGATAGGCCTGAACCGAACTCAACGTGCCCGTCAGATCTGGCGTGACCACCGTGACTGGCTGCTTGCTCAGCTCGGCCACTTGCTCGAGCATGATTTTGCTCTGGGGGTTGTCCGGGTTGAAGTTGCCCTTGAGCACGTCCCGCGCTTCGGCCAGCGCCTGGGTGTAAACCGCAGCCTGGCCATTGAGCGCAGCCCACTGCGCCTGCTCTAGCGCCAGGCTCAGAGCCAGACGCACCTGGCTCAGGCTCTGCCCTGCCAGCAACGGCCGGACATTCTTGTCGGCGTTGAAATCGATGCGGATATAACGCGAAATCTGATCCCACCATTGTGCCCAGCGACTGGCACCGTCGCCATCGGCGGTCAGGCCCAGCAGGGATTCGCCGCGGTCCTTGTACTCGGGCGCCAGCTCGGTGAGGTTGATCACCTGGTCGCGCAAGGCACCCAGTCGCAGGAACAACCCGGTGCGATCCGGCTGTTCGGTACTGCGCAGGGCTACCAGGGTTTTGGCCACTTGCTCGCGAGCGGCGAAAGCCCCGGGGTCGTTCTGTTCACGGAGAATTTCATCGGCGCCCTGCACCAGGGCCTGGGCGCTGCTGATGTCCTGCAACGCCGACAGACGCAGGCTGGCCAGACGCAGCAAGTGCTCGGCTTCGGCCAGACGCCAGTCCTTGCGGCTTGCGCCGAGGACGGTTTCCAGGCGTTGATTCAGGCGCTGCTGATCGCCTTGGAGTTGAGTGACCAGACGACTGCGCGCGTCGAGTTCCTCGGCGGCCGGCATTTGCTCAAGGCGAGCCGTCAGGCGCTGCTCGTTGAGCTTCAGGCTCTGTGCCTGATCGTTCAACGCCTGTACCTGGCTCAACTGTTGCTGGTTATTGGCTTGCAGGTGACGCACCTGCCAGACACCCCAACCGCCCACGGCAACACCGGCAGCGCCCAACAGCAGCGCGACGATTGCCAACCCATTGCCTCGGCGCTGCTCAACGGCAGGTGGCGCAGTTTCAACCGGTGCATCAGCCGGTGCATCAAGCACGGGCCGGACGTCATCTTTAGGCAAGGCTGTTTCGCTCACGTATCCATCCTTTGCATTAGAAAACGGGCACGGGGTGTTCCCGTAACGCCGCCAGCAAGGCCGCGGCACTGGCGCCACGACAATCCACAACTGTTTGGGCCCCGGCGGCACGTGCCAGCTCGGCGACCCTGGGGCTTGGAACAAACAACGGCAACCGCACCATGCTCGGCCAGGCATCGCCAGCCAATCGGTGCAGGTGCTCAAAACCCTGTCCACTGCTGACCACCAGCCCGTTCAAGCGTTCCGCCTTGATCCGGTCAGGCAGCGTTGCCGACGGGTACTGCGGCAAACCGCGTCGGTATAACTCCAGATACTCGACACTAGCACCAAGCTCGCGTAAACGCTCAGCCAGCAGCTCGCGCCCACCCTCCCCGCGCATGATCAGCACTCGCGGATCGGGTCGAGTGACAGCCTCGCGCAACGGCGCAAGCTCAAGCAAGGCTTCACTGTCATCGCCATCGACCGGGAAACTCACATCCAGCCCGCTATCCTCGAGGATCTGCGCCGTCGCCGCGCCCACGCTGAACCACTTCAGACCCGGTGGTTGCGGCCAGTATTGGTTGAGCAGATCGACAGCGATTCTGGCGGCCGGCTTGCTGACCACGATCACCGCGCAATAGCTATCCAGGTTCTGAATCACTTCGCGCATTGTGTCAGAGGCAGGAATCGGCTCGATATCCAAAAGCGGCAGGCTGCTGCTGAAAACCCCCGCGTCGGCCAGCACACGGGCAAGCGCCGCCGACTCATCCACAGGGCGCGTCAGCAACAGGCGCCAGCCAGTCACTCGTGCCCTGCCTCGCCATAGACTGCTTTCAGAATGTCAGCGGCGCCCTGGCTCAGCAGGTCTTCGGCCACTTGCACACCCAAAGCCTCGGCATCCGCCCGTGGCGCCCGGGCCTCGGCGCTGAGCAGCAGGCCACCATTCGGATCACCCACCAAACCGCGCAACCAGATCTGCTCGCCTTCAAGCACGGCGTAGCAAGCAATTGGCACCTGGCAGCCGCCATTCAGATGTTTGTTGAGGGCACGTTCGGCGGTAACGCGAGTGGCCGTGTCCTGGTGATGCAGCGGCGCCAGCAGCGCATGTATTTCAGTGTCGGCGCTACGGCATTCGATACCGACCGCGCCCTGGCCACCTGCCGGCAGACTGTCTTCGACACTGATAGCCGAAGTGATGCGGTCCTCGAAGCCCAGGCGAATCAAACCCGCCGCGGCGAGGATGATGGCGTCGTATTCGCCGGCATCGAGCTTGGCCAGACGAGTATTGACGTTGCCGCGCAGGAAGCGGATTTCCAGATCCGGGCGGCGGGTCAGCAACTGAGCCTGACGACGCAGGCTGGAGGTGCCGACGACGCTGCCTGGCGGCAACTCATCCAGACTGGCGTAGGTATTGGAGACAAATGCATCGCGCGGGTCTTCGCGCTCGCAGATGCAGAACAGACCGAGGCCTTCGGGGAAGTCCATCGGCACGTCTTTCATGGAATGCACGGCGATGTCGGCTGCGTTTTCCAGCAGCGCGGTTTCCAGTTCCTTGACGAACAGGCCCTTGCCGCCGATTTTCGACAGCGGCGAATCGAGCAGTTTGTCGCCTCGACTGACCATGGGAACCAGCGTCACGAGCAGGCCCGGATGGGCCTCTTCCAGACGAGCCTTGACGTATTCGGCCTGCCACAGGGCGAGAGCACTTTTTCGGGTGGCGATGCGGATTTCGCGAGAGGACATGGATCAATCCGTACTGAATAGATACGGCAGATAATAACAGCTCAGCCAAATCCGCTTTGACTTGTATCAGAAACTGCGTGGCCTCCCTGGCCCTCAATGTCCGGTAACAGGGTAGAAATCCGGCCCTTAAAGCTGTTGCATCATTTTGCGCACACCGGCCACATGGCGTCGGCTGACGATCAGGGCATCGCCATTCAGGCCTTTGAGAAACAGCTGGAAATGCCCCAGGGGCGTGCGTTGCAGCCGCTCGATGCGTTCGCGGGCAACCAGTGCGTTGCGGTGGATGCGAACGAAACGGTCGCCAAATTCGTCTTCGAGGGCCTTGAGTGGTTCGTCGAGCAGCACCTCACCGCCTTCATGACGCAAGGTGACGTACTTGTGGTCGGCAATGAAGTAGACCACCTGATCCAATGGGATCAGTTCGATGCCTTTTCGGGTGCGGGCGCTGATGTGGCTGCGCGGACCGCTACCGGTTTCGGCCGCCGGGCGAGTCAAGGCCGCAAGCTGGACGCGATTGGGTCGCTCGGCTTTCTTTAACGCTTCGTGTAACTGTTCTGTGCGCACTGGCTTCACCAGATAGCCCACGGCGCTGGCCTGTAGGGCTTCCACGGCAAATTCATCGGGTCCGGTGCAAAACACCACGGCGGGCGGGGTTTCGCGTTCGCACAATCGTGCAGCCACTTGCAGGCCATCGAGGCCCGGCATGCGAATATCGAGCAGCACGATATCCGGTTTGTGACTGTCGATCAGTGCCAACGCCTCTTCGCCGTTCGTGGCGCTGGGCTCCAGGACATTGTATCCCTCGAGTTCGCCGACCATTCGGCTCAGGCGCTCGCGGGCCAGGGGTTCGTCATCAACGATCAGGACATTCATATTGCGCTGGATTCCTGCGTGAGTCTCGCACAAGGATAGCGTAGACAGGTGAAGTGACGTCCGTCACCGCGATCCACGCTAAGACTAGCGCGAGGGCCAAAAAGTGCCGCGAGACCGGCGGCTAAATTTTTATCTGCCGTCTGACTGGCGGCCCAGGCCCGCACTGGCGAGGTATCGCCGTAGGGTTTGCTGATACACAATATGAACACCCCTCTTCTCTCTATAGTCAGCTGCAGCATCGAGAAGTGCGCTGATCCTCTGTCCAACTGTAGACGGTTGCCGGGACGATATTGCTCAATTGAAAAATATCGTTGCGCAATTTCTGTATCGTTTGCTTCGAGCAGGGGTCGCACGATGAGAAAAAAACCTGTCGACCAGTGTCAGCGACAGGATTGGCAACCCTGTTATTATCCGCGTCAGCGTTTCACGCCATCTTTCTTCAAGCCGATACGAGCGAATTCATGAGCACTGACAAGACCAATCAGTCCTGGGGCGGCCGCTTCAGTGAACCCGTCGACGCCTTCGTCGCCCGCTTCACCGCCTCCGTCACCTTCGACCAGCGCCTGTATCGCCACGACATCATGGGCTCGATCGCCCACGCCAGCATGCTGGCCAAGGTCGGCGTGCTGACCGATGCCGAGCGCGACAGTATCATCGATGGCCTGAACACCATCCAGGGTGAAATCGAGGCTGGCCAGTTCGACTGGCGCATCGACCTTGAAGACGTGCACATGAACATCGAGGCGCGTCTGACCGACCGTATCGGCGTGACCGGTAAAAAGCTGCACACCGGCCGCAGCCGTAACGACCAGGTCGCCACCGACATCCGCCTGTGGCTGCGTGACGAGATCGACCTGATCCTCAGCGAAATTACCCGTCTGCAACAAGGCTTGCTGGAGCAGGCCGAGCGCGAAGCCGCCAGCATCATGCCGGGCTTCACTCACCTGCAAACCGCGCAGCCGGTGACCTTCGGGCATCACATGCTGGCCTGGTTCGAAATGCTCAGCCGCGACTACGAGCGTCTGGTCGATTGCCGCAAGCGCACCAATCGCATGCCGCTGGGCAGCGCCGCACTGGCGGGCACCACTTACCCGATCGACCGCGAATACACCGCTCAACTGCTGGGCTTCGACGCTGTCGGCGGTAACTCCCTGGACAACGTGTCCGATCGCGACTTCGCCATCGAGTTCTGCTCGGCCGCGAGCATCGCGATGATGCACTTGTCGCGTTTCTCCGAAGAGTTGGTGTTGTGGACCAGCGCGCAGTTCCAGTTCATCGATCTACCTGACCGTTTCTGCACCGGCAGCTCGATCATGCCGCAAAAGAAAAACCCGGACGTCCCGGAGCTGGTTCGCGGCAAGACTGGCCGGGTATTTGGCGCATTGATGGGCTTGCTGACCCTGATGAAAGGCCAGCCGCTGGCCTACAACAAGGACAACCAGGAAGACAAAGAGCCGCTGTTCGACGCCGCCGACACCCTGCGCGATTCGCTGCGGGCCTTTGCCGACATGATCCCGGCGATCAAGCCCAAGCACGCGATGATGCGCGAGGCAGCTCTGCGTGGTTTCTCCACGGCTACCGACCTGGCTGACTATCTGGTTCGTCGTGGCCTGCCGTTCCGTGATTGCCACGAGATCGTTGGCCATGCCGTGAAGTACGGCGTGGAAAGCGGCAAGGACCTGGCGGAAATGAGCCTGGAAGAACTGCGCAAGTTCAGCGATCAGATCGAGCAGGACGTATTTGCCGTGCTGACCCTGGAAGGCTCGGTGAATGCCCGTGACCACATCGGCGGGACTGCGCCGGCGCAAGTCAAGAAGGCTGTTGCTCGCGGTCAGGCGTTGCTCGCCAGCCGCTAAAAGCATCGCGGGCAAGCCCACTCCCACAAGGATCTCCGACTGGCCAGAAATTTTTGCCAGACAGTTAAACCTGTGGGAGCGGGCTTGCCCGCGATGACGGACTTCAGAGCACTACAAAACCTACTTTTTGGACGCGATCATCGCCAGAAACGCCGGCATCGCCGCGTCCTTGTCCTTTGCGATCTGCTGCACATGCGGATTCTGCCCCAGACGCTCCAGCAGCGCCCTGGCCGCTGGCATCTCGGCCAACAGATCAATATCAAACAGCTTCTGCGCCACTGCACGCGCCAACGGCACGCTGTAGAGGAAATACAGATCGGCCACGCTCAGGCTGTCACCCGCCACATAAGGGGCGAACTTACCGTGCCTGCCCAGCGTGGCAAACCCCAGCAGCAACTCGGCCTTGGTCTTTTCCTGGATAGCCTCCGGTACTGACATGCCGAAGAACGCCGCGGGATAACAGGCGCGCCCGGGCAATTCGATGTACAGCTCGATTTCCTTGGCCATCGCCAGGACCTGAGCTCGCTCGAAGGGATCGCTCGGCAGCAGTGGCGTACCTTTCTGGCTCTGCTCGAGGTACTCGAGAATCACGCTGGTTTCGTTGATGAAACCTTGTTCGACGCCCAGCACCGGAACCTTTCCACGTGGGCTGATGGCTAGCGTCTCGGGGGTAGTGCCTGGGTAAAACGGCACCTCTTCAAACGGCAGTCCCTTCTCCAGCAACGCCAGCTTGACCATGTTGTAGTAGTTGCTGGCGCAAAATCCATAAAGCTTGAGCATTACATAGCCTCCAGGCCGTGCAGGGGGTTGGCAGCGCCAGTTATAGAACGCCCGGGCACTTCTTGCCAGCAGCATCACAGCGCTGAATGCGGGTAAACTGGCCGCCTTTCCTTGAGGAGCCTGCCATGAGCGAGCCTAACGATATCGACAACGACGAAGAAGAGTTCACCGAAACGACGCTGATCGAAGCGATCGAGAACCAGATCGAAAGCGATAACCCGCCAGCGGCCAAGGCGACCTTCAACAAGCTGACCCTGGTGGGTTACGAGCGTGAGGAAATCCTCAGCCTGATGGCTCACGTGCTGGCAGTGGAAATCGACGCGATCCTCGAAGAAGACCGCGCGTTCAACACCGAATGGTACGAAACCGCGCTGCGCGCGCTGCCAGAGTTGCCGCCGGAAAAGAAATAAGCCAGCCCTGTCACGGGGCTTTTGTGGCGAGGGAGCTTGCTCCCGTTCGGCTGCGTAGCAGTCGCAAAGCTTTTGGGGCCGCTTCGCGACCCAACGGGAGCAAGCTCCCCCGCCACAGGCAAGCCCCCTCGCCACAGAAACCCGCCTCCACATGGATTGTCACCAATCAGTACCGCCTTGCCCCAGACGCTGACTAAACTGGAAACCGCCCCGAGGCGAAAAAACCCTGTTACGAGCACTGGACATGCTGCGCGAGTGGGATCACCTTAGGAGCGCTATCGTCCAATTCCTAGAAAGTCTGGAGTCCTTATGTCGCTTACCCCTGAGTTGGTTGCCGAACTGGAAATCCTCGCCCTCTTCAACCTGGACAGTTCCCAGGAAGGTTTGAAAATTCATCAGACCGCTGCCCCGAAAGCCATTGCCGCTGCCCAAAGACTGTTCGACAAAGAATTGATCACCCAGCCCGATGGCGGTTATCTGACCAGCCTGGGGCGTGATGCTGCACAAAATGTGCAAACCGTTCTAACCATTCTGTCCGTGCGCGAAACAGCCTGAGCCTCACCGCATCGCCCACGGAAACCTCTGTCACGGGATTTCCGCGGGCACACTTTGGTGCCCGCTGTCGCCGTGCGATAGGAACCTGACACCAGAAATACAAAATCAGCTTAAAAGTCCCGGGGCCGAGGCGCTAAACTGCCCCTCATCCCGAGCCCTCCACGTCCGAGCCCCGCGAGCCGGATTGAGCTGACATGACCCGCACCCATGAAATCCGCCCCGATCTGGACGAGGGAATCGACCGCAAGGTTCTCAGCCAGCTGCGCGCCCGTTTTCTGAAACTCAACGAGGGCCGCATGGCACGCGCCATGGAAGGGCTATCGACCCGCCAGCAAACGGTTCTGACCCTGCTGCCGCTGTTTTTCCATGTCAATCATCCGCTGTTGCCGGGTTACGTTTCGGGCAGCACCCCGGCCGGGCTGTCGAATTTCGAACCTGACGCCAATACCCTCGCCGAAGCCCAGCGCCTGACCCGCTCGTTTTCCTATAAGCCGCGCCACGGCAGCAATCCACCGCGACCGATTCACGGCCTGTTCCTGATGGGCAGCCTCGGTACCTTGGCACAGGCCGACCAGAGCGATATGGACGTATGGGTCTGTCACGGGCCGGACTTGAGCGAAAGCGAGCTCACAGAGCTGCGCAAGAAATGCCAGTTGCTTGAAATATGGGCCGCCAGCCAGGGTGCCGAGGCGCATTTTTTCCTGATCGACCCTGCTCGCTTCGTACTCGGCGAGCGCGATACCCAACTGAGTTCGGAAGACTGCGGCACCACCCAGCACTATCTGCTGCTGGACGAGTTCTACCGCACCGCGATCTGGCTGGCCGGCCGTACACCCATCTGGTGGCTGGTGCCGGTTTACGAAGAGGCGGCGTACGACCGTTATACCCACACGCTGTTATCCAAGCGTTTTATCCGTGCCGACGAAACCCTGGACCTGGGGCATCTGGCGTATATCCCGCCCGGGGAATTCATCGGCGCCGGGCTCTGGCAGTTGTTCAAAGGCATTGAGTCACCGTACAAATCAGTGCTCAAACTGCTGCTGACCGAGGTCTACGCCAGCGAACACCCCAAGGTCCAATGCCTGAGCCTGCGCTTCAAGCAGGCGGTGTTTGCCAATCGACTGGATCTCGACGAACTGGATCCATACATCGTGGTTTACCGGCGTATCGAGGAATACCTCGCGGCCCGGGGCGAACCGGAACGGCTGGAGCTGGTACGCCGCGCGCTGTACCTGAAGGTCAATCGCAAACTCACCGGCAGCAGCGGTCGCACTCAGAGCTGGCAGCGTTCATTGCTCGAACGCCTGGCCCAAGAATGGCATTGGGATCAGCGTCAGCTCGCATTGCTCGACAGCCGCAGCCAGTGGAAAGTCCGCCAGGTCAGCGCCGAACGCAGGGCCCTGGTGGGCGAGCTGAATTACAGCTACCGCTTCCTGACGCAGTTTGCCCGCAACGAGCAAACCGTCAGCCTGATCAACAAGCGCGACCTCAATGTACTGGGCCGGCGGCTGTACGCGGCCTTCGAGCGCAAGGCCGACAAGATCGAATTCATCAACCCGGGCATCGCCCCCGATCTGGCCGAAGACACTCTGACGCTGGTGCAGGCGCCGAACAAAAAAGAACCGGGGCAAACCCAATGGGGTTTGTACAACGGAAGCCTGACCACCCATGAGTGGGAGCATTTCGCGCCGATCAAGCGCAGTCGTCAGTTACTGGAACTGCTCACCTGGTGCCACCGCAACGGCGTGATCGACAGCAGCACCCGCCTGGCCCTGCACCCCGGCACCAGCGACTTGAGCGAATTCGAATTGTTCAACCTGCTCGGCAGCCTGCAACAAAGCATCGCCCTGCCCCTGACCACTGTTGCCGAAGAGCCTTTGCTGCGCGCCAGTGAGCCGAGCGAAATACTGATTCTGGTGAACGTCGGCGTCGATCCGCTCAGGCACCATCGCGACCTGAACATCCTGATGACCACCGAGCGCACCGACTCCCTGAGCTACGCCGGCGTGCGGGAAAACCTGGTGCTGACCCTGGACCAAGTCACGCTCAACAGCTGGAACGAGGTGCTGGTCAGCCGTTTTGACGGCCCCCACGCCCTGCTCGACTGCCTGCGCGATTACCTCAACAACCTGCCGGACGGGCCACAACAGCCCAAGCTGCGGGTGCGCTGCTTCTGCCACAACCGCGCGCAATTCATTGCGCGGCGGGTCGAAGAAATCCTCGACACCACGCAGAACCTGCTGCTGAGTAAACTCAATCATCGTTACCTGATTCAGGTCCAACAGCACTACCACGTGCTGGAGCTGGTGCCGGGCCAGGTCAATCACGTCGCCCTCGCCACACTGCCGGCGCTGTTCGACTACCTCGGCGAAGAACTGGCGAGCTACAGCCCGTTTCATCTGGACCCGATGGCACTGGAAGACCACGATCTGGCACTGATCCTGCCCATGGGGCAACCCGACTGCGTTCAGGTGTTCTACCGGATCAATGAGCACCAGGCCGATTTGTATGTGCTCGATGAGTTCAATGCCTTGTGGCAGCAGCGTTTGCCCTATCACGACGAACAGAGCCTGTTGGTGCCGCTGCAACGCTTCCTGCAATCGATCCAGTACCGGCGCGATGCCTTGCTGCCGATAGACGCCGCCCAGCCACTGAGCCTGGAGACTTTGTATTACCAGTTGTTGCCTTCAGGTCCCGCGCGGGCGCGTCGGGTCGAAGCCCGGCCGACACCGCAAACCCCGCTCAACAAACCGTTCTATGACGTGCAGGCCATCATCGGCAAAGCCGCACCGGGGCAGGGGCAGGTCACCTTGTATTGCAATCAACGGGAATTTTCCGAGCTGGAACATGGCGATCAATTGTTCAGCGCAGTCGCGGGGGAAATCGTCTCGCAGCGTCGCGAGACGGAACGCTATCGCTGCTACATCACCGACCTGGACCTGTCGGGCCTGCTCGGTGATGGTCAGGGTTCAAGCCAGCTGTATCTGCGCTACAAGGCCGACCTGGAACGCGCACTGAACGAGGCGCTCGAGCAGGTCTGAGGGGTTTCATTCCGGGAAGTCGCCGCCATGAGCAGGCTGCGATTCAACTTCCAGCAGGGTCAGTTTCAAGGTCTTGCCACCCGGTGCTGGCCAGTCGATGTGCTGACCAACCTTAAGCCCCAGCAACGCGCTGCCGACCGGCGCCAGGATGGAAATCTTGCCTTCGTCGGCGTTGGCATCCTTGGGGTAAACCAAAGTCAGGTGATAGTCCTTGCCGCTGCTCTCTTCACGGCAATGCACACGGGAATTCATGGTCACGACATCGGCGGGCACTTCATCGTGACCGACCAGAGTATCGGCGCGATCCAGTTCGGTTTGCAGCGCGATAACGCCCGGCAGCGTGTCATCCAGGCTGTCGATCAGGCGCTCCAGACGTTGTACGTCCAGACGGGTAAGGGTGATGGAAGGTGCGGTCATGATCAGGGCAGACTCCTTTCTTCTGCACGAAAAAAGCAAAACCCCGCCAGAAAAAGGCGGGGTTTTCACGAGCCTCGATGGGTTGAGGCGTCTCTGGACACTATCACAGCTCAATAAATATACAAGTCAGGGGCGACCATGGCCCTGCTCTGATCACTGTGGCGAGGGAGCTTGCTCCCGCTGGGGCGCGGAGCGCCCCTAAAAACCTTGCGGCTGCTTCGCAACCGAGCGGGAGCAAGCTCCCTCGCCACAAGTAAGCATCGTTACCCAATAGAGTGATCAGACCGCAGATTTTCGCTGAACAGCCTGCGCACAGATCACCCGCCGCCGCTCATCATCCGCCGAGCGCCATTCGCGAATATCTTCGACATGGCGAAAACACCCAAGGCACACCTTCTGCTCATCCAGCCGACACACACCGCTGCACGGCGACGGCACCGCCGGGCTGACATTGCTGTAAAGCGGCTTGGGCGGACGGACGGGCGCAGGCGGGGTCACGATCTCACAGACCTTCGAAATCGAGTTCGACGTCGGCTTGCTGCTTGACGATGCGCTCAAGCATCTCACCGAGCTGCTCTTCACTCTTGTCACACATCCAGCGCTCGCTTTCTGCGTCGTAATCAAAGTGGAAGCCGCCGGATACCGCCGCCAGCCACAGCTGACGCAGCGGTTCCTGACGACTGAAGATCAATTGGCTGCCGTTTTCGAACTTGACGGTGAGCACACCAGCCGAGCTCTCCAGATCTATATCCAGGCCACTCTCGTCGAAAATATCCTCCAGCGTCTGCTGGGTGGCATCGACCAGATCGTGGAAACGGGCTTCAGTCAAACTCATTGCGGGAACCTCAAAAAGTGTCTACTCACGCTCAAGCGCCGCAAGATACGGGCGAGCCCCGGTGATTGCAAAGGATAACCACTCCGCGCCGATCTGTGGGAGCGGGCTTGCCCGCGAAGGGGTCAGCACATTCAATATCTTTGTTGACTGAACCAACGCCTTCGCGGGCAAGCCCGCTCCCACAGGGATTGCATTAAACCGACGCACATCCGGCCAAGCCCCGCCGGACGGGAGCCGCGTCGCATAGGCAAGCTGCCGGGTGGCCGGTATACTCCGGCGCAATTAACGCATTTTCAAGGATTTCGCCATGAAGCGCCTGATCTCTTCCCTTGCTGCGCTCGTCGCGGTCGCCTGCCTTGTATCGGCCTGTGGTCAAAAAGGCCCGCTGTACCTGCCTGATGAAAATCAGGATCCTGCAGAGCAAGCCAAATCGTCGCAGCAGACTCCGTCGAAAGCACACAAGCACGACGTCTACTAAGGGAACGCTATGGACGCTTTTAACTACCGTGACGGTGAGCTGTTC
The Pseudomonas lini DNA segment above includes these coding regions:
- a CDS encoding uroporphyrinogen-III synthase; the protein is MTGWRLLLTRPVDESAALARVLADAGVFSSSLPLLDIEPIPASDTMREVIQNLDSYCAVIVVSKPAARIAVDLLNQYWPQPPGLKWFSVGAATAQILEDSGLDVSFPVDGDDSEALLELAPLREAVTRPDPRVLIMRGEGGRELLAERLRELGASVEYLELYRRGLPQYPSATLPDRIKAERLNGLVVSSGQGFEHLHRLAGDAWPSMVRLPLFVPSPRVAELARAAGAQTVVDCRGASAAALLAALREHPVPVF
- a CDS encoding uroporphyrinogen-III C-methyltransferase; its protein translation is MSETALPKDDVRPVLDAPADAPVETAPPAVEQRRGNGLAIVALLLGAAGVAVGGWGVWQVRHLQANNQQQLSQVQALNDQAQSLKLNEQRLTARLEQMPAAEELDARSRLVTQLQGDQQRLNQRLETVLGASRKDWRLAEAEHLLRLASLRLSALQDISSAQALVQGADEILREQNDPGAFAAREQVAKTLVALRSTEQPDRTGLFLRLGALRDQVINLTELAPEYKDRGESLLGLTADGDGASRWAQWWDQISRYIRIDFNADKNVRPLLAGQSLSQVRLALSLALEQAQWAALNGQAAVYTQALAEARDVLKGNFNPDNPQSKIMLEQVAELSKQPVTVVTPDLTGTLSSVQAYLERRNVNAEESVRPLAKPAASTTQEATP
- a CDS encoding heme biosynthesis protein HemY; translated protein: MKRLYVIVFVVIAAAAALGLAIAEHSGYVLIAYKNFRYESSLWATLALVVVLWLVFWGIKVLIELVTTSGGVVNPWSRRNRSRRVQVAIEHGQLDLAEGRWASAQRHLYRAAEAERQPLLYYLGAARAANEQGHYEESDNLLERALERQPQAELAIALNHAQLQTDRGDTEGALVTLQAMHERHPHNVQTLRQLQRLLQQRGDWSAVIRLLPELRKDKVLPPAELAELERRAWGENLSLAAHREEDGTVGLQSLNRAWQQLTAAQRQEPQLVLAYAEQLRQLGAQVEAEEVLRAALKRKYDSHLARLYGLVRGNDPARQLHTAEGWLKDHPADPSLLLTLGRLCLQSSLWGKARDYLESSLRVQRNPEACAELARLLAQLGDTERSNQLFQEGLGLLDERLLAAPLPLPAHA
- the hemC gene encoding hydroxymethylbilane synthase; its protein translation is MSSREIRIATRKSALALWQAEYVKARLEEAHPGLLVTLVPMVSRGDKLLDSPLSKIGGKGLFVKELETALLENAADIAVHSMKDVPMDFPEGLGLFCICEREDPRDAFVSNTYASLDELPPGSVVGTSSLRRQAQLLTRRPDLEIRFLRGNVNTRLAKLDAGEYDAIILAAAGLIRLGFEDRITSAISVEDSLPAGGQGAVGIECRSADTEIHALLAPLHHQDTATRVTAERALNKHLNGGCQVPIACYAVLEGEQIWLRGLVGDPNGGLLLSAEARAPRADAEALGVQVAEDLLSQGAADILKAVYGEAGHE
- the argH gene encoding argininosuccinate lyase; protein product: MSTDKTNQSWGGRFSEPVDAFVARFTASVTFDQRLYRHDIMGSIAHASMLAKVGVLTDAERDSIIDGLNTIQGEIEAGQFDWRIDLEDVHMNIEARLTDRIGVTGKKLHTGRSRNDQVATDIRLWLRDEIDLILSEITRLQQGLLEQAEREAASIMPGFTHLQTAQPVTFGHHMLAWFEMLSRDYERLVDCRKRTNRMPLGSAALAGTTYPIDREYTAQLLGFDAVGGNSLDNVSDRDFAIEFCSAASIAMMHLSRFSEELVLWTSAQFQFIDLPDRFCTGSSIMPQKKNPDVPELVRGKTGRVFGALMGLLTLMKGQPLAYNKDNQEDKEPLFDAADTLRDSLRAFADMIPAIKPKHAMMREAALRGFSTATDLADYLVRRGLPFRDCHEIVGHAVKYGVESGKDLAEMSLEELRKFSDQIEQDVFAVLTLEGSVNARDHIGGTAPAQVKKAVARGQALLASR
- a CDS encoding LytR/AlgR family response regulator transcription factor — its product is MNVLIVDDEPLARERLSRMVGELEGYNVLEPSATNGEEALALIDSHKPDIVLLDIRMPGLDGLQVAARLCERETPPAVVFCTGPDEFAVEALQASAVGYLVKPVRTEQLHEALKKAERPNRVQLAALTRPAAETGSGPRSHISARTRKGIELIPLDQVVYFIADHKYVTLRHEGGEVLLDEPLKALEDEFGDRFVRIHRNALVARERIERLQRTPLGHFQLFLKGLNGDALIVSRRHVAGVRKMMQQL
- a CDS encoding glutathione S-transferase family protein translates to MLKLYGFCASNYYNMVKLALLEKGLPFEEVPFYPGTTPETLAISPRGKVPVLGVEQGFINETSVILEYLEQSQKGTPLLPSDPFERAQVLAMAKEIELYIELPGRACYPAAFFGMSVPEAIQEKTKAELLLGFATLGRHGKFAPYVAGDSLSVADLYFLYSVPLARAVAQKLFDIDLLAEMPAARALLERLGQNPHVQQIAKDKDAAMPAFLAMIASKK
- a CDS encoding TIGR02647 family protein; translated protein: MSLTPELVAELEILALFNLDSSQEGLKIHQTAAPKAIAAAQRLFDKELITQPDGGYLTSLGRDAAQNVQTVLTILSVRETA